The Pseudanabaena sp. PCC 6802 genomic interval GCGAGGCACATGGATTTATTACCGGATTTTGCCAGAGAAATTGGCGATGTTGGCTGAATCACTGACATTTGCAAAGATGTAGCTGAAAGCCGCTCAACCTTTATTTTGGGGTGGAATTTGGGTGGCATCTTTTTCTGGCTGAGATGTACAGCCGATCGCTATTTCCTTGGTGCGGGGATAAAGGCTGAGAAATCTAAACAAAGCCCGAAAGTCGAAGCTTCTCGGATCGATGCGCTCGCCCGAGCGATCTACTGCCCTATGCGTAGTAATCCGTCGGTCGGGTACGCCAGTCTTGGCAATTAGCCATGCTAACGAACGATATTGCGCTTCGGTATAGCCACTATGCGTGTAGGCATTGTTTATGCCATCCCAAGGTGTTTCTAGGGAAATATGATAGGCAAAGTTGTTGACAGAACTGGGACGGTGGGGATTGGTCCGAACTGATTCCCGCCCAGAAGCACTCACAAACTCTGAGTTACCTGCACCGAATGCCCGCTTATCGGGTGGGACAAAATACACTACGGTGCCATCCAGGGCGATGACTGTATGATAGCTGGCCTGCTCGTCTTCATCGCCATGATTTGTCTGGAAGTAATTAATGACGCTGCCAGTGGAACCAACAGTTTCGTGTAAAACAATTATCGGGTCTGACATGGCAGGGCGACCCTTTAGATCCTTGAGATAGCGATCGCCGTAGTTACTGGGATCGGCTAAGGCTATTACCTCTTTGGGGGCGGGTAAGTTAGCAGCGAGCTTTGCTGACTTAGCTCCTAAAATTGGCAACCCATTGGGGGCAACTTTGACGAGCTGAGGTGTTGTAGTAACGGCCTGGGTTTCTGTAGCTACCAACTGGGAGTCTTGTCGAAAGCGAGATAGGGTAATAGGCTGAGCAATTGTGGCAGCAGGTAAGGAAGGAATCGGTGGGTTGGCAGGAGGGCGATCGGCACAGCCAAAGACGGGAGAAAACTGATTTAACTGGCTGGAGTCCAAGGCAGAAGCACGAAATTGCTTAGGTTTGCTAAAGTCGGCATCGCCGATCGCATTTGTGCGGAGCGGTCGGTCGATCGCGAG includes:
- a CDS encoding peptidoglycan recognition family protein, whose protein sequence is MKLKTRIAAFKPSMKLKIRVVAFALTLISLLVLLAIDRPLRTNAIGDADFSKPKQFRASALDSSQLNQFSPVFGCADRPPANPPIPSLPAATIAQPITLSRFRQDSQLVATETQAVTTTPQLVKVAPNGLPILGAKSAKLAANLPAPKEVIALADPSNYGDRYLKDLKGRPAMSDPIIVLHETVGSTGSVINYFQTNHGDEDEQASYHTVIALDGTVVYFVPPDKRAFGAGNSEFVSASGRESVRTNPHRPSSVNNFAYHISLETPWDGINNAYTHSGYTEAQYRSLAWLIAKTGVPDRRITTHRAVDRSGERIDPRSFDFRALFRFLSLYPRTKEIAIGCTSQPEKDATQIPPQNKG